A genomic window from Pirellulaceae bacterium includes:
- a CDS encoding DUF3859 domain-containing protein, producing MAKRKPQIMMRSYGIYTKWDKDSKDLPRLAQMTTRVRADIDVEFGFLVNIKGAKNQELIYCIDHPGILDQEGAPRPAFDGLVYVKQNEWNFYLGDTIWEPVEDKLGPWHMTLELGGKIVAEKTFELYRDNAPA from the coding sequence ATGGCGAAACGCAAACCTCAAATCATGATGCGCAGTTACGGTATCTACACCAAGTGGGATAAAGATTCGAAGGACCTGCCGCGACTTGCCCAGATGACCACTCGGGTGCGCGCGGACATTGACGTCGAATTTGGTTTTTTGGTCAACATCAAAGGGGCCAAAAATCAAGAGCTGATTTATTGCATTGATCATCCTGGCATTCTTGATCAAGAAGGTGCGCCGAGACCAGCATTTGACGGCCTTGTTTACGTGAAACAGAACGAGTGGAATTTTTACCTAGGTGATACGATTTGGGAGCCTGTTGAGGACAAGCTCGGGCCTTGGCACATGACGCTTGAGTTGGGCGGAAAAATAGTTGCCGAGAAAACGTTTGAGCTATATCGAGACAATGCTCCCGCCTGA
- a CDS encoding molybdopterin-dependent oxidoreductase produces MEPTRKHRAAEEARPRSSQFLATHFQLTRRYFLKLGATGAAAFSALELSADGSARNTTLQKAIDAIEPWLTKQDDFGDVSRGDPIPHTLSAEQRAEVGLTRDNWQLEISSDPEHKARIKKPFTKEANNAFNFNDLLQLSREHVVRFPKIMTCLNMGCPLGNGIWEGIPLRELIWLTQPTENLRRIFYYGYHNDDPKQVFRSSLPVGRVLEDPHGLPPVIVCYKLNEDWLTPERGGPVRIVVPEAYGFKSIKWLSHIVLSNRWTSNDTYGEQNNDVDSPMKTFCETLTVPERAQPNEPFAVTGYAQVGISGLKKVQVWIQNNDEPLPDNDPHFTSAPWMDTELLPAPQTWGGELPDGRIPTDTRGFDDTTGRPQQWPLPLTKVHWATLLPGLATGRYTLRCRTIDGNDHAQPMPRPFRKSGRAAIQKVRFMVEA; encoded by the coding sequence ATGGAACCCACTCGTAAACACCGCGCTGCCGAGGAGGCTCGACCTCGGTCGAGCCAGTTCCTCGCAACTCATTTCCAGCTCACACGGCGTTACTTCCTGAAACTTGGCGCGACTGGAGCGGCGGCCTTCAGCGCCTTGGAACTTTCAGCAGATGGATCCGCTCGAAATACCACGCTTCAAAAAGCAATTGATGCGATCGAACCTTGGCTGACAAAGCAGGATGACTTTGGCGATGTCTCACGTGGTGATCCGATCCCTCACACGCTCTCGGCAGAGCAACGAGCCGAAGTTGGCCTCACTCGTGACAATTGGCAGTTGGAAATCAGTTCCGACCCTGAGCACAAAGCCCGTATCAAAAAACCGTTCACCAAAGAAGCAAACAACGCATTCAACTTCAATGATCTGTTGCAATTATCCCGTGAACACGTCGTTCGTTTCCCAAAAATAATGACCTGCTTAAACATGGGCTGTCCGCTCGGAAATGGAATTTGGGAGGGCATCCCACTCCGGGAGCTCATTTGGTTAACCCAGCCCACAGAAAATCTGCGGCGAATTTTTTATTACGGTTATCACAACGATGATCCCAAACAAGTATTCCGCAGTTCGCTACCAGTAGGGCGCGTCCTCGAGGACCCCCATGGCCTACCTCCCGTCATCGTCTGTTACAAGCTGAATGAGGATTGGCTAACACCGGAACGGGGCGGACCTGTCAGAATAGTCGTCCCTGAAGCCTACGGGTTCAAGAGCATTAAATGGTTAAGTCATATTGTGCTGTCAAATCGCTGGACTTCCAATGACACTTACGGGGAACAAAACAATGATGTCGATAGCCCCATGAAGACATTCTGCGAAACTTTAACCGTACCGGAACGTGCTCAGCCCAATGAGCCATTCGCCGTTACGGGCTACGCGCAGGTTGGAATTTCGGGCCTCAAAAAGGTGCAAGTTTGGATTCAAAACAACGACGAACCGCTGCCTGACAATGATCCTCATTTCACGTCAGCACCTTGGATGGACACCGAACTATTACCGGCACCCCAAACATGGGGTGGCGAGTTACCCGATGGTCGCATTCCCACGGACACACGAGGGTTTGATGATACCACCGGTCGACCCCAACAATGGCCATTGCCGCTGACGAAGGTTCACTGGGCGACGCTCTTACCAGGCCTGGCGACGGGTCGTTACACACTTCGATGTCGCACGATCGACGGAAATGACCACGCCCAACCTATGCCTCGACCGTTTCGAAAATCAGGCCGCGCCGCCATTCAAAAAGTGCGATTCATGGTAGAAGCCTAG
- a CDS encoding Gfo/Idh/MocA family oxidoreductase: MPFSNRRKFLKSASVAATAASLGVFTSGSTRAKPQSPNDRAKIAVIGCGGQGTGDGRRALAFADVVAVCDVDSAHAMRAKNAYSGRIARQGRKNSIDVFEDYRAIIDRSDIDAIVCGTVDHWHVKISAEALKSGKHAYCEKPLTLTIEEGRIISDVVKETGRILQVGTQQRSDQRFLQAVAIAHSGRLGDIKKVTVGINHNPFSKPLPAIAPPKTLNWDRWKGPTKDVPYRFRKNGKEGQRLVRNLGDGGIDASNCHQEFRWWLEYSGGKMTDWGAHHVDIAQWILDQTGTGQGPTTIKPVMVETTVPFDEQGNPTLSDRYNAPHRFTVQARFPNGALMEITSEGRNGILVEGTEGRIFVNRGTISGAPIEELAKNPLPADWLQQIYRGELVGHMQNFFECIQNEAQPASDVWSHVAAINTCHLGNIAIRLNREINWDAEKQVIKNDAVANGMQSRPSRKGYEIEI; the protein is encoded by the coding sequence ATGCCATTTTCCAATCGTCGAAAATTTTTGAAGTCAGCATCGGTTGCTGCGACTGCGGCGTCATTGGGTGTCTTCACGAGTGGATCGACTCGTGCCAAGCCGCAATCTCCCAATGATCGTGCGAAAATCGCTGTGATTGGATGTGGTGGGCAAGGGACAGGGGATGGTCGGCGCGCGCTGGCATTTGCTGACGTGGTTGCAGTGTGTGATGTGGATTCGGCTCATGCCATGCGAGCGAAAAATGCCTATAGCGGCCGAATCGCAAGACAGGGACGCAAGAACTCCATTGATGTCTTTGAGGACTATCGAGCGATTATTGACCGAAGCGACATTGATGCGATTGTTTGTGGGACCGTGGATCATTGGCACGTCAAGATTTCAGCCGAGGCGCTGAAGTCTGGCAAGCATGCTTACTGCGAAAAGCCACTGACGTTGACGATTGAAGAGGGGCGAATTATCTCTGATGTCGTAAAGGAGACGGGACGTATCTTGCAGGTTGGTACGCAGCAGAGATCCGATCAGCGATTTTTACAAGCGGTGGCAATTGCCCATTCAGGGCGACTAGGAGATATCAAAAAAGTTACGGTCGGCATCAATCACAATCCATTCAGCAAGCCATTGCCAGCGATCGCTCCGCCCAAAACGTTGAATTGGGATCGATGGAAGGGGCCCACAAAAGACGTGCCCTATCGATTCCGTAAAAATGGAAAAGAGGGCCAACGACTTGTCAGGAATTTAGGAGATGGAGGGATTGACGCCTCCAACTGTCATCAGGAGTTTCGCTGGTGGTTAGAATACAGCGGCGGAAAAATGACAGATTGGGGGGCTCATCACGTTGACATCGCCCAATGGATCCTGGACCAAACGGGAACTGGGCAAGGGCCGACCACGATTAAACCCGTGATGGTGGAAACAACGGTGCCGTTCGACGAGCAAGGAAACCCGACACTCAGCGACCGCTACAATGCGCCTCATCGCTTTACGGTCCAGGCGCGATTTCCCAATGGTGCGTTGATGGAAATAACGAGTGAAGGTCGCAATGGGATTCTCGTGGAGGGAACCGAAGGACGCATTTTCGTTAATCGAGGCACGATTTCGGGAGCACCCATTGAGGAACTCGCAAAGAATCCGTTACCTGCGGATTGGCTGCAACAAATTTATCGGGGTGAGTTGGTGGGGCACATGCAGAACTTCTTTGAGTGCATTCAAAACGAAGCTCAACCTGCCTCCGATGTTTGGTCGCACGTTGCTGCTATCAATACCTGCCACCTTGGGAACATTGCCATACGACTCAATCGTGAAATCAACTGGGATGCGGAAAAGCAAGTCATCAAAAACGATGCTGTTGCAAACGGGATGCAGTCGCGACCGAGTCGGAAGGGCTACGAAATCGAGATTTGA
- a CDS encoding mercuric reductase: protein MEHDLVQLQPFDKYNRNLESNVHPVNWEQPAARNPYHLVVIGGGTAGLVTAAGAATLGARVALIETELMGGDCLNVGCVPSKALIRSARVAATVRQAEAYGIIHGDEAQINFGKVMERMRRLRSTISPNDAAKRFSELGVDIFFGRGSFVDNNTVRVTQQDSSSSTLKFKKAVLATGARAAAPPIPGLDDVNFLTNENLFSITELPTRFGIIGSGPIGSEMAQTFARLGSRVTLFEQSDRILTREDPQAAAIIQEQLARDGVDLRLNTQDMQISQNSDGAILVQIMQQDTPCRIEVDQLLVAVGRAPNTEGLNLETVNVKYDRHGVQVNDYLETTNPRIYAAGDIASQYKFTHAADFQARIVIQNALFAIGRLGRKSSRELIIPWATYTAPEIAHIGLYEDDAKRKGILIDTYIQPLSETDRAILDGQDAGFVKVHTKRGTDQIIGATIVAENAGDMISEIGIAMTNRIGLSKIASTIHPYPTQAEAIRKLGDQFNRTKLTPFGKRVLNLLRQLNVGR from the coding sequence ATGGAACACGATTTGGTTCAGCTGCAACCCTTCGACAAATACAATCGGAATTTGGAATCGAACGTTCATCCCGTCAACTGGGAACAGCCTGCAGCTCGTAATCCCTATCATCTGGTCGTAATTGGCGGTGGTACTGCCGGATTGGTGACAGCTGCCGGCGCGGCAACGCTTGGCGCCCGCGTGGCCTTGATCGAAACTGAACTGATGGGAGGTGATTGCCTAAATGTGGGCTGTGTTCCCTCCAAGGCATTGATTCGATCCGCACGCGTGGCAGCCACCGTGCGTCAGGCGGAAGCGTATGGGATCATTCATGGCGACGAGGCCCAGATTAATTTTGGTAAAGTCATGGAGCGCATGCGACGCCTGCGATCAACCATTAGCCCCAATGATGCTGCCAAGCGATTTTCCGAGCTGGGTGTTGATATCTTTTTCGGCCGAGGTTCCTTTGTCGACAACAATACGGTCCGTGTCACCCAACAAGACAGTTCATCCAGCACCTTGAAATTCAAAAAGGCCGTGCTTGCAACAGGCGCCCGAGCTGCCGCCCCGCCGATCCCCGGCCTCGACGACGTAAATTTCTTGACGAATGAAAATCTATTCTCAATCACCGAACTACCAACACGGTTCGGAATCATTGGAAGCGGTCCCATTGGCAGCGAAATGGCACAAACATTCGCACGGCTCGGCAGCCGAGTCACTCTTTTCGAACAATCAGACCGTATTCTGACTCGAGAGGATCCGCAGGCGGCGGCAATCATCCAAGAACAACTCGCGCGGGACGGCGTTGACCTGCGACTGAACACTCAAGACATGCAAATTTCCCAAAACAGCGACGGAGCGATTCTTGTCCAAATCATGCAACAGGACACGCCTTGTCGGATCGAAGTTGACCAATTACTGGTCGCGGTTGGCCGAGCGCCCAATACCGAAGGGCTGAATCTTGAAACCGTCAACGTTAAATACGATCGACACGGCGTCCAGGTAAACGACTACCTCGAGACAACAAATCCCCGGATCTACGCCGCCGGTGATATCGCTTCTCAATATAAATTTACTCATGCCGCCGATTTCCAAGCACGCATCGTAATCCAAAATGCGCTCTTCGCAATCGGGCGTTTAGGCCGAAAGAGTTCGCGTGAATTGATCATCCCTTGGGCGACCTATACGGCGCCTGAGATTGCCCACATCGGTCTTTACGAAGATGACGCAAAACGAAAAGGCATCCTGATAGACACCTACATTCAACCCTTAAGTGAGACTGACCGTGCAATTCTTGACGGGCAAGATGCGGGCTTTGTCAAAGTACACACCAAACGTGGGACGGATCAAATCATCGGTGCGACGATTGTGGCGGAAAATGCCGGCGACATGATTTCCGAAATCGGTATCGCCATGACAAATCGAATCGGGTTGTCTAAAATTGCATCCACTATTCACCCCTACCCCACTCAGGCAGAAGCGATTCGAAAGCTGGGCGACCAATTCAACCGCACAAAGCTAACGCCCTTCGGAAAACGCGTCTTAAACCTACTCCGCCAACTTAACGTGGGCCGATAG
- a CDS encoding SprT-like domain-containing protein, translated as MRRTDAEQLARDLMRRWRCDGWDFKWSHGKRQLGCAVIRKHRLSGKVLRRQLRLSCYLVDLNDEPEVRETILHEIAHIKAGIHNGHNQVWKRWCHRVGAKPQRCYRESEVKLVEANYLIDCANCKKVVGKRMRKVKDVKKLYCKKCGPSSLGKLRLRVNPKGSRPKA; from the coding sequence ATGAGACGGACGGATGCCGAGCAACTGGCGCGAGACCTGATGCGACGCTGGCGATGTGATGGTTGGGATTTTAAATGGTCGCATGGAAAGCGACAGCTGGGCTGTGCCGTTATTCGCAAGCATCGTCTGAGTGGTAAGGTCCTCAGGCGGCAGCTGCGATTGTCGTGTTACTTGGTGGATCTCAATGATGAGCCCGAAGTTCGCGAGACGATTCTGCACGAAATTGCTCACATCAAAGCGGGTATTCACAACGGGCATAACCAGGTTTGGAAACGTTGGTGTCACAGGGTGGGTGCAAAACCCCAAAGATGTTACCGGGAATCTGAGGTGAAACTGGTCGAGGCAAACTATCTCATCGATTGCGCAAATTGTAAGAAGGTGGTTGGGAAACGAATGCGAAAAGTGAAGGATGTCAAGAAATTGTACTGCAAGAAGTGCGGGCCGTCTTCACTTGGCAAATTGAGACTCCGAGTCAATCCAAAAGGAAGTCGTCCCAAGGCGTGA
- a CDS encoding serine hydrolase: MSQRFDRYLMLLGLALLLGNLVDTSVSAQLAPATWPLSSAEPGEVGMSAERLGRIERMCREAVSNREVPGVVALVARHGKIVFHGAFGMADSQAKRALNKDDIFRIASQSKAITATAVMMLWEEGRFRLDDPISKFIPEFESAGVIKSYDDQDKSWTTEPAKTPITIRHLLTHTSGIGYGVIDADDRFKKIYARAGITDLFTTQPIRIADSVKKLAALPLHHHPGEKYTYSEGLDVLGYFVEIVSGQPFDQFLQKRLFTPLGMNDTAFYLPDDKAKRLVAIQKPENGEWVRYPVTFYDPDYPVKGAKTFFSGGAGLSSTARDYATFLQMYLNGGRLNGARILSRTTVETIMSNQTGKKFGGQDKYYGLAFGIVTKQGVAFGGLGSAGTFDWGGYFNTQYFADPKEGTIGILMKQTRDTNRDETGWKFRQLVGQAIDD, encoded by the coding sequence GTGAGTCAAAGATTCGATCGCTACCTGATGCTTTTGGGACTGGCCCTGTTGCTAGGGAATCTTGTTGACACTTCAGTATCTGCTCAGTTAGCGCCAGCCACTTGGCCGTTGAGTTCTGCTGAACCTGGCGAAGTTGGAATGTCGGCGGAACGATTGGGCCGAATCGAACGCATGTGCCGGGAAGCGGTTTCCAATAGAGAGGTACCTGGGGTCGTAGCGCTTGTCGCCCGACATGGAAAAATTGTCTTTCACGGTGCTTTTGGGATGGCTGATAGTCAGGCAAAACGCGCTCTGAATAAAGATGACATCTTTCGTATTGCTTCCCAGTCAAAAGCGATTACCGCCACTGCGGTGATGATGTTGTGGGAAGAAGGTAGGTTTCGACTTGACGATCCGATTTCGAAATTCATCCCGGAGTTCGAGTCGGCGGGTGTAATCAAGAGCTACGATGATCAAGATAAAAGTTGGACGACCGAACCAGCGAAGACACCCATTACGATTCGACATTTGCTCACACATACCTCGGGGATCGGTTACGGGGTGATTGATGCTGATGATCGTTTTAAAAAGATTTACGCCAGGGCCGGCATCACTGATCTGTTTACGACCCAACCGATTAGAATTGCCGATAGCGTCAAGAAATTGGCCGCATTGCCGCTACATCATCATCCGGGAGAAAAATATACCTACAGCGAAGGCTTGGATGTGTTGGGCTACTTTGTGGAAATTGTTTCTGGCCAGCCGTTTGATCAATTTTTGCAAAAGCGATTGTTCACGCCCTTGGGAATGAATGATACGGCCTTCTACTTGCCCGATGATAAGGCGAAACGCTTGGTGGCCATACAAAAACCAGAAAATGGCGAATGGGTACGATATCCGGTGACGTTCTACGATCCAGATTATCCTGTGAAGGGCGCGAAGACCTTCTTTTCCGGAGGTGCTGGGCTTTCAAGTACTGCGAGAGATTATGCCACGTTCTTACAGATGTATCTGAATGGGGGGCGACTCAATGGGGCGCGGATTTTGAGTCGAACCACGGTGGAGACGATTATGAGCAATCAAACCGGAAAAAAATTCGGGGGACAAGATAAGTACTACGGACTCGCCTTCGGGATCGTCACGAAGCAAGGCGTGGCATTCGGCGGTTTGGGGAGCGCGGGTACATTTGATTGGGGTGGATACTTTAACACGCAGTATTTTGCGGACCCGAAAGAGGGCACGATTGGCATCTTAATGAAGCAGACCCGCGATACGAATCGAGACGAGACGGGCTGGAAATTCCGACAATTGGTGGGACAGGCCATCGACGACTAG
- a CDS encoding prolyl oligopeptidase family serine peptidase — protein sequence MKSFLQILGLVFMLMVSDSAADPVPSAGKQVEQSLEVPGQSRLNYLLYLPKDYDEKESSPLLLFLHGAGERGNDMLGRVKVHGPPKLIDAGEDFPFIVASPQCKEGGWWQSADLSALIDHLESTFHVDRQRIYVTGLSMGGFGTWALALDEPERFAAIAPICGGGNTIAVSYVKPIQAAVWAFHGAKDTVVPLSESQEMAAALRGHGVDVTLTVYPEANHDSWTETYNNKELYKWLLSHSRKKGE from the coding sequence ATGAAATCCTTTCTGCAAATTTTGGGTCTCGTATTTATGTTGATGGTTAGTGACTCGGCCGCTGATCCGGTACCGTCTGCGGGCAAGCAGGTTGAGCAATCGCTAGAGGTACCTGGCCAAAGTCGGCTCAATTATTTGCTCTATTTACCGAAAGATTACGACGAAAAAGAATCGTCCCCGCTGTTGCTTTTTTTGCATGGGGCAGGTGAGCGCGGCAATGATATGTTGGGACGCGTTAAAGTTCATGGTCCGCCAAAACTGATTGATGCGGGAGAAGACTTTCCGTTCATTGTTGCGTCTCCACAATGTAAGGAAGGTGGCTGGTGGCAGTCGGCTGACCTGAGCGCGCTGATTGATCATTTGGAATCGACGTTCCATGTAGACCGGCAACGTATTTACGTTACCGGATTGAGTATGGGCGGATTTGGGACGTGGGCGTTGGCCTTGGATGAGCCGGAGCGTTTTGCGGCGATTGCCCCGATCTGCGGGGGAGGAAACACCATCGCTGTTTCCTACGTCAAGCCGATTCAGGCAGCGGTTTGGGCCTTTCATGGCGCAAAAGATACCGTGGTGCCTCTGAGTGAATCCCAAGAGATGGCTGCAGCCTTAAGAGGTCACGGAGTCGATGTAACGCTTACGGTCTACCCAGAAGCGAATCACGATTCATGGACGGAGACCTACAATAACAAAGAGCTTTACAAGTGGTTGCTGTCGCATTCAAGGAAGAAGGGTGAATAG
- a CDS encoding Gfo/Idh/MocA family oxidoreductase, whose amino-acid sequence MKNSSRSSMTQRESRRQFVKSTLGAAAIGWTAPAIVQGRSLNDKLRVAVIGCGGRGGGNLNQVAKSEDIVALCDVNEQNLNRAGKQHPKARREIDFRKLFEHANEFDAVVVSTCEHTHAFATLPALQLGKHVYCEKPLTYNVWEARVIREAANDAGVATQMGTQIHAGENYRRVVELIQTGAIGPVREVHVWVGRAWGWQTSAEEAKKNGDIVHVQDRPVGSDPIPAGLNWDLWLGPAPARPYHNVYFPGPKWYRWWDFGNGTMSDLGSHFVDLPFWALELDYPRTVEASGPPPHPELAPASMQVKYEYGARGDRPPVEVNWYQGVNKPAILKAGGIPQWGSGHLFIGDDGMLLSDYGKHLLLPEDKFSDFVRPEPFIPKSRGHHQEWIHACKTGEPTTCNFEYAGWLTEANHLGNVAYRAGQKLEWDPKKMEAVNCPEAAPFIRRDYRDGWSLG is encoded by the coding sequence ATGAAGAATAGTTCTCGCTCATCGATGACTCAGAGAGAAAGCCGCCGGCAGTTTGTGAAGTCCACGCTTGGTGCCGCGGCGATTGGTTGGACCGCGCCAGCGATCGTGCAGGGGCGATCGTTGAATGACAAGTTGAGGGTCGCTGTTATCGGTTGCGGAGGACGCGGAGGCGGGAATCTCAATCAGGTGGCCAAGTCCGAAGATATCGTTGCCTTGTGCGATGTGAATGAGCAAAATCTGAATCGCGCTGGCAAACAGCACCCGAAGGCTCGTCGGGAAATCGATTTCAGGAAACTGTTTGAACATGCTAATGAGTTTGATGCGGTAGTTGTAAGTACTTGTGAACACACTCACGCTTTTGCCACATTGCCAGCGCTGCAACTAGGAAAGCACGTCTATTGTGAGAAGCCTCTGACCTACAACGTGTGGGAGGCAAGAGTGATTCGGGAAGCAGCCAATGATGCGGGGGTTGCCACTCAGATGGGAACTCAAATTCATGCCGGGGAAAATTATCGCCGTGTTGTTGAATTAATTCAAACGGGAGCCATCGGCCCTGTTCGTGAGGTGCATGTTTGGGTAGGGCGAGCTTGGGGTTGGCAAACAAGTGCAGAAGAGGCCAAAAAGAACGGCGATATCGTCCACGTTCAGGATCGACCCGTCGGGTCGGATCCGATCCCAGCGGGATTGAATTGGGACCTGTGGCTCGGTCCGGCGCCGGCACGGCCGTATCATAATGTCTATTTTCCCGGACCCAAGTGGTATCGGTGGTGGGATTTTGGAAATGGAACGATGTCGGATCTGGGTAGCCATTTTGTCGATTTGCCATTCTGGGCGTTGGAGTTGGATTACCCGCGAACTGTCGAAGCTTCTGGACCGCCCCCACACCCCGAACTGGCACCGGCATCAATGCAAGTTAAGTACGAGTATGGTGCGCGAGGTGATCGGCCACCGGTCGAAGTAAACTGGTATCAAGGCGTCAACAAGCCCGCAATCTTGAAGGCAGGGGGCATTCCCCAGTGGGGTAGCGGCCATCTATTTATCGGTGACGATGGGATGTTACTTTCCGATTACGGCAAGCATCTTCTGTTACCCGAAGACAAATTTAGTGATTTTGTCCGGCCCGAACCCTTTATCCCAAAATCGCGCGGCCACCACCAAGAGTGGATTCATGCTTGCAAGACGGGGGAGCCGACGACTTGCAATTTTGAGTATGCTGGCTGGTTGACCGAGGCAAATCATTTGGGCAACGTTGCCTATCGGGCCGGGCAAAAACTGGAATGGGATCCGAAAAAGATGGAGGCGGTAAATTGTCCGGAAGCCGCGCCTTTTATTCGTCGCGATTATCGTGACGGCTGGAGCCTGGGCTAG
- a CDS encoding sulfatase-like hydrolase/transferase: MVIGRREISSQAATQLIVGILIALSLNSISDAKKPNVVVVFIDDMGWGDFSCFGNTHAQTPHIDRMAAEGIRFEQFYVNSPICSPSRTAISTGQYPQRWRITSYLAHRAMNTKRGMAQWLDPNAPMLARSLQSNGYATGHFGKWHMGGQRDVVDAPPISDYGFDVSLTNFEGMGPKLLPLTLKPGDRQPSRIWGKAERLGDGYRWMLRSKITSGFVDEAAAFIEEAVAAKKPFYINLWPDDVHSPFWPPVDRWGNGKRELYLSVLEEMDRQLSRLFDLIRAEPSLRDNTLVIICSDNGPEKGAGEAGPFRGYKTHLYEGGIRSSLVVWGPGILTKRNYVNRSSVFSAIDLVPTLLMLTESSAPENTNYDGEVLLDVLLGKSEASRNSALYFRRPPDRDAFYGDFDLPDLAVRSGRWKLLCEYDGTEQELYDLDVDRAETNNLLDEHAKIASNLTDQVVAWHQLMPPDKGADFAKSKKAK, translated from the coding sequence ATGGTGATCGGTCGCAGGGAAATTTCCAGTCAAGCAGCGACGCAACTCATCGTCGGGATCCTGATTGCCCTCTCGCTTAATTCGATCAGCGACGCCAAAAAACCAAACGTGGTCGTTGTGTTTATTGATGACATGGGATGGGGGGATTTTTCCTGTTTTGGGAACACGCACGCCCAAACACCTCACATTGATCGCATGGCAGCTGAGGGGATTCGATTCGAACAGTTTTATGTCAACTCACCGATTTGCTCGCCGTCACGAACGGCGATCTCCACGGGACAATATCCGCAACGGTGGCGGATCACCTCCTATTTGGCTCATCGCGCGATGAATACAAAACGTGGCATGGCACAGTGGCTCGATCCGAACGCACCGATGCTGGCCAGGTCGCTCCAGTCCAACGGTTATGCAACGGGCCATTTCGGTAAATGGCATATGGGAGGGCAGCGTGATGTTGTCGATGCGCCCCCTATTAGCGATTACGGTTTTGACGTGTCACTGACGAATTTTGAAGGCATGGGGCCCAAGTTGTTGCCGTTGACGTTGAAGCCGGGAGACCGGCAGCCGTCGCGGATTTGGGGGAAGGCGGAACGGTTGGGTGATGGTTATCGCTGGATGCTTCGTTCGAAGATTACTAGCGGTTTTGTTGATGAGGCGGCTGCGTTTATCGAGGAAGCTGTGGCTGCGAAAAAGCCGTTTTATATCAATCTTTGGCCGGATGATGTTCACAGTCCCTTCTGGCCTCCAGTCGACCGCTGGGGAAATGGTAAACGCGAATTGTATTTGTCAGTTCTCGAGGAAATGGACCGGCAGTTGAGCCGGCTTTTCGATCTGATCCGGGCAGAGCCTTCGCTGCGTGACAATACCCTGGTGATTATCTGTTCGGATAATGGGCCCGAAAAAGGAGCTGGTGAAGCCGGACCGTTTCGTGGTTACAAGACGCATTTGTACGAGGGGGGCATACGTTCATCGTTGGTGGTTTGGGGGCCCGGTATTTTAACGAAACGGAATTACGTTAATCGCTCGTCCGTGTTTTCTGCAATCGATTTGGTTCCAACGCTATTAATGCTGACGGAATCATCCGCTCCGGAGAACACGAATTACGATGGGGAAGTATTGCTCGATGTACTACTGGGGAAGTCAGAAGCTTCACGGAACTCAGCGTTGTACTTTCGGCGTCCACCTGATCGTGATGCGTTTTATGGCGATTTCGACTTACCCGATCTTGCCGTACGCAGTGGACGCTGGAAACTGTTGTGCGAATATGATGGGACGGAACAAGAGCTTTACGACCTCGACGTAGATCGGGCTGAAACCAATAATCTCTTGGATGAACATGCCAAGATTGCGTCGAATTTGACTGATCAGGTTGTCGCTTGGCACCAGTTGATGCCGCCCGACAAGGGCGCTGATTTTGCGAAGAGTAAGAAAGCTAAATAA
- a CDS encoding glycosyltransferase family A protein, which yields MNSTDVSIIVPVYNGADYVRDAIESILAQSHTAHEIIVIDDGSTDSTGAIVSKFEGVVRYLRQDNHGAPAARNRGITEASCEWVGFLDADDLYRPHKLEIQLRRFRTHPSVDVVMGSREHHMLCSAEGEEPRFERLKIDEHVPLQLGCGLFRRSAFQKVGPFDTSLKYCDDYDWFNRAREISLPLLLHDDIVLDQRVHTTNLTQHRQLANRFQLLAFKKSLDRRRTNPDIPSTLPALATFHESNFLVKQEISND from the coding sequence ATGAATTCTACTGATGTCTCCATCATTGTGCCTGTCTACAACGGTGCCGATTACGTGCGAGATGCGATTGAAAGCATCCTTGCTCAGTCGCACACCGCACATGAAATCATCGTGATTGACGATGGCTCAACCGATTCAACCGGAGCTATTGTGTCTAAGTTCGAAGGAGTCGTTCGATACCTTCGGCAAGACAACCACGGCGCTCCCGCGGCGCGGAATCGAGGAATCACGGAGGCGTCGTGCGAGTGGGTTGGTTTTCTAGACGCCGATGACCTCTATCGACCGCATAAACTGGAGATTCAACTCCGACGATTTCGGACACATCCCTCAGTGGATGTCGTCATGGGCTCCCGCGAACATCACATGCTCTGTTCCGCTGAAGGAGAAGAACCTCGCTTTGAGCGTTTGAAAATAGATGAACACGTTCCGCTCCAACTGGGCTGTGGTCTTTTTCGACGGTCCGCATTCCAAAAAGTAGGCCCGTTTGACACAAGTTTAAAATACTGTGATGACTACGACTGGTTTAATCGCGCTCGAGAGATTTCGCTACCATTACTGCTACACGACGACATCGTACTTGACCAACGCGTACATACGACAAATCTCACCCAACACCGTCAACTTGCTAATCGCTTCCAGTTGCTTGCATTCAAGAAATCGCTAGATCGCCGACGCACGAACCCGGACATTCCCTCGACGCTTCCAGCTTTGGCGACCTTCCACGAAAGCAACTTTTTAGTCAAACAGGAAATATCCAATGATTGA